A stretch of DNA from Coccidioides posadasii str. Silveira chromosome 4, complete sequence:
AGAATCAGGTTTGCTTTTCAAGGACTGACCGATAGAGAAGCATCTCACCGTACCGTGGTGGTGGCTCTGTTTTTTGACTGAAGATACGGGACCTAATCGCGAAACTATCAGCGACAACGCTCGACCGCTCACCGTCCGTGCACAGCTTTAACTTGTACCCCAGTTACAAGGGGAATAACCGCGCGGTATTTTTGCAAGAATGGCGTGGGACCACCTTGACATCGACAAACCCCATGTCGCGTATATGATATTGGGTGGCTTCACCAGCCTGTTCATGTTGTGCTCGCTTTTTGTGAAGGAGAAACTCTATATCGGTGAAGCAACGGTCGCCACTCTGTGCGGTGTGATTTTTGGCCCTCATGCCGCCAATCTATTCGACCCCATATCGTGGGGCAACGTTGACAAGATTACACTGGAATGCTCGCGAATTGTCCTTGTGGTGCAATGCTTTGCTGTTGGCGTCGAACTGCCAAAATCTTACATGGAGAGGCACTGGAAATCGGTAGCACTGCTTCTGGTACCCGTGATGACATGGGGCTGGTTGGCGACCAGTCTTTTCATCTGGTGGATGGTACGTCCGTTGACGTGGTTGGAGAGCTTGATCTGTGCTGCCTGCGTCACGGCCACTGATCCCGTCCTGGCCTCGTCGGTCGTTGGTAAAGGCAAATTTGCAAAACGTGTTCCGAAACATCTTCGAGACTTGCTCTCTGCTGAATCAGGATGTAACGACGGCATGGCCTTCCCTTTTATTTATCTCTCGCTTTATATCCTAGCTTATCAACCTAGCACCAACAAGGTGGCGCTCCATTGGATTTGCATCACACTTCTTTATGAATGCATCCTAGGTGGCTTTCTCGGATTTATGATTGGTTATGCTGGCCGTCATGCCATCAGGTTTGCGGAGCGGAAGGGGATCATTGATCGAGAGAGTTTCTTGGTCTTCTACTTCGTGTTAGCTCTCTTTTGTGCTGGAACCGGTAGTCTACTGGGGATGGACGATTTACTGATGGGGTTTTCAGCCGGAGTAGGGTTTAGTAACGATGGCTGGTTCACTGAGAAAACAGAAGAGTCCCATGTCTCCAATGTCATCGATCTGCTGCTAAACTTGGCGTATTTTGTCTATTTTGGCGCAATCATCCCCTGGCAGGAGTTCGACGCACCAGAGATTGGTCTTCCAGTTTGGAGATTGGTCATTATTGCGATTTTTGTGATCTTTTTTCGTCGGATACCCATTATGCTGCTCCTGAAACCTGTTATACCGGACGTTAAAACTTGGCGGGAGGCCCTCTTCGCCGGCCATTTTGGGCCAATTGGCGTCGGTGCGATTTTCGCTTGTATCCTAGCTCGAGCAGAGCTGGAGACACATTCTACTCAACCGCTCGATGGGCTTCCGGGGAAAGGCTCCCCCAATTACATGGTTATCCAGCTTATTTGGCCTATAACAACCTTCCTGGTTATCTCATCCATTCTCGTCCACGGATCCTCGGTTGCTGTGTTTACTCTCGGCAAGCGCATCAATACGTTGACGATAACCATGTCTTACACAACTGCCAACGACGAAGGGCCGTCTTGGATGAACCGACTTCCTCGAATTCAATCCCAGTCCAAAGCTTCTCTGTCCTTGCGCAAGGAGTCCCTCGATTCGTCTAACGAAGCGCTACCTCAGTTCCCGCCTGGGACTTTGGGTCCAATTGGTATTCCTGGCAACTTGTTGCGACggcagagagaaggagagCAGCCCAGTCAGCCGGGTAGTCGTGCTTCCAGCCGAAAACCTACCAGAAGAAAGAAGCTAGGAGCGGGAGGTCCAATCAGTCAATCTGCTATCATGCCACAACGAAGAACCGAGCCTGTAACGGCCGACGAAACTGtagatcttgaagagcagcCTATCGACCGGGCTGTAGAAGCGGGAAGACCTAGGATCGAATCTGGGACGGAGGGTGAGGAAGAACCGTTTAGACGGCCTGAGTTAGAAGTCTACCAAGAAGGAGACAACATGATCATTGAAGACGAAGAAGGAAATGTTCTTGAAACTACAGATATTAGCCATCTTTCGCCTGAACAACGAGAGCAAGAGATTATGGCCCAGCACAAGCGTATCCGTGAGGATCCCACTGGATTTTTTGCTAAGGCGAAAGGGCTTCCCCATGAGCAAACGGAAGGAGAAGCCATTAAGAAGGCTATTGGAAAGGATCTTGCTCGTCCACTCAAGCAGTTTAGAAACCATTTGCCCTGGAACAATGGCAAGGAGAAAGATGCGGAGGCAGGTGGTGAGCCCTCGAAAAAGAAGACAAAGAAGGAGCGCAAACGTCGGTCTGCTCGCGCTTATCAGTTCGCAAATACAATCATAGTCGAGGACGAAGACGGTGAAGTTATCAAGAAATATACCATTCCTGGTCACAAGACAACCAAGAAGCCCACCATAGAAGGTGAACCGTCCACCAAAGCAGCGTCGGCGGCTCGGAAATGGAGCGTGGCCCGAGTGGGTACGTGGATTGGGCGTGGCGACGGCATGGCAAGCGCAGCTAAACCGAAAGACGAGGAAGAAGCGTCATCTGACGAGGAGAGGCTCCGGTTTACTGTGCCTGGAAAGGATGGGCGAGGCCATCGTCTTGGAGGTCGTAGAATGACCAAGGAGGATTTTATTAGAGAGATTCAACGCCTTGAACCTCAGACGCGAAAAGAGATCTACGATGAAGACATTCCAGGTCAATTGAAGCCTGACACCGGAGACGAACAACCTGAGACCACGCGGCGGGCGCAGGGTGGTCAAGTGGAAGGTCAGGGAACGCCTCCTTGCCCTACACCAGCCGAATATACCCCGTTAATTGGACAAGAGGAGAGCATAGGAAGAGAACAAGAGGTGCCTGCTCCTGACGTCGCGGCCACGTTAGCTCAATATACCGGTCCCGACACTTCGGCCGCAGAAGCCCGCCGTCGCCGTCTCCTTGGACCTCGGGAATCACCCCCTCCATCACCAACCAGCAGCGTCCGGCGTCGTCGCGACTCCGAGGACGATGGAACAAGACGTATCCCACCTGCAGAACGTAGACAGCTAGCTGGCCTGCCACCATCGCAACCCGCATCCGCGACGTCACGGGCCAAAGATATCGATCCGGAGACCGGGGAAACACATGTGGAACGGCAGCGCCGTCTTGCTGCCTTGGGTCAGCTACCTGACACCGGTGACGATGAGGACGCTGAAGGGCGTGGTCGCCACCGCGGTGACGGGCACTCTGATAGCGAAGATGACGGGCGGCCGCGCCCGGTGAGAGGGAAGGTATCATTTGCCGACGGAACACGGCCGGCGAAGACGAGGCCGGGCGCGATGGCGGTGCACCCTCCTCGGGGTGCGAGTAGCGGTGGTGCACCTACGGCGGAGCAAACGTCGTCGCAACCCAGTTCGAGCTCTAGCAGTGGAAATGGAAATGGCAATGGGAGTAGTAGCGGGAATGGGGACGGTAACGGTAACGGTAACGGCGATTCTAGACGACATGTATCACGTATTTCATggggaggagagagaggTAGATCATGATTGTGACGAGTGATGATTGATTCCATACACATGTCTAGAACATGCGTATAAGAAagacatatatatatatatatatatatatacccGGAGTGTTGGGTATAGATATCCATTGACGAATATCGGGAGAGCGTGGTTTAGCGCGTTATGTTTTTGAGTTTTCAGCGCGAGCATATGTCCCATACCTTACGCCTTTGTCTTGCGAATGTTTTACTCGCGTTTACTACCCATATATACCCAGATTAGTATATTAGTGTGTATGTGTGAATGGAGTTTTGAATTGCAAACACACCTTGGGATGCTATTTCATGGTGAACCAGGGCCTCTCGGATTAGCTATTAATTCTTTGTGATGGACAAATTCATCTAATTCCGGCTAGGATTTGGTGTCTCTACCGAGTGCCCAACTACCTCAAGATACTGGCTGAGTGCATCGTGTTGATACGAGAGTATGCTAAAACCCGAGACAATATCTAACGATGACCTCAAAGTTTCCAGCTAACACACCTTTCAATGCCACCTGGCTCTATTTCTGTGGTGGGCACCTAGTTTGCCGGGCTGTCTACGTTGCAACGCTTCAATGTTCCCACAAGAAGTATGAAAATAGGCGGGTGCACGAGGCccaaaagcaagaaaaaagaTTCCTTTTGGAAATAAAGCGTGATggaagaaacagaaaaacTAGCCTGGACCATTCATGGAGTAGTTATAGATAGACATACATAGAGGTAGGGTGGGGGAGTAACTTGATGTAGAAAATGGGACATAAACCAGATTACGTGAAATAGCAGAAAAGACTCAATCCCCCCCCAACCAGCAGCCGTCATAGCAACAAAGATTTGGGCTTCGAGGGAAATTGTGGGAAGAGGTTTGGGAACAAAAAAACTATATGACATCGTAAAAACTTTCTTCGCATAACAGACGTGACGCAGGAATCATCTTGACGGGGAGGGGTGGAGATTAAGGAGTCTGGGTAAAAGAGGTAAGCTTGGAGAGCCTTTTCCCAGGGCGTCGTGGGGATAATGATAACCATAGGAGCGCATTTATGGGACGACATGCAACGTTCGGGGGTATGTCCAGTTCCAAAAGAATATCCTTCGAGAACCCATGACGCGACGGATATCATTAAAAGTAACGCAGGAAAAAGGCGATCTAGTAATTCGGTCTTGGTGGGTAGTCTTCTGGGCGCCCGGTGGAGCTCTTGCCAGAGCCGTATTGCTGGAAAGGGAAGAGAGAATTTTAGTATATGTGGCTATAGGCAGAGTAAGAGAGGGGGGGAAAAGCTGAGACATACCTTGCGTCTCAATGCCTCGAGCCGCTTCTTCTTGGTATGGGCATTGATGTAGGTGCCGATGATGAAGCCAACAATGTTGAAGAACGGCACCCAGGTCTGCTCTGGGAGGAACTTCTGGGCGAATGCCAGCGACAGTGGCGAAACAACCCAGCTGACCTTCATCACACGGAAGAATCCAGACTTCACAGTAGCCCGGACCTGGTGGAAGGTGCGAGCGCCAGCGATGATAGCCATCGAGGCCAGATAGATGACGTTCTGGATGGGCGAGATCTACAAAAAGCGATTTCCATTagccaaaaaagaaaaaaaaaagaaaagggacaTTGCAACTTCGACAATCGCGCGAAGCGTGGACGAGGGATCCATGGGCATACAATGAGGTTGCTAGCCAGAATCTGTAGGATCTTGGCCTTGAGACTGGTGCGGCCGGCAAAGACCCTCTGCAGGATACCGATCAAGAAATGGCCAAGCGGAGCGCTGATGAAAGCGCCGTAAATCGACATCTTTGGTATCCTGGAATTGAAGTAATGGCCATGCTTGCTGCGATCGTGCGCGATCCACGAAGCAAGGATCTCCTGCAGGGCAAAGAGCGACCCCGAGGTGATCATTTTGGTCCGGAGCGGGTTCGATTGGAGCTGCTTAAGGTACGCCTGTTCAATTGCAAACGGGGTTAAATTGTCAGCAGCAAGAAACCAACGATCGCAGCACATCTCCCCGACGggccaaaaagaaaaaaaaaaaaagaacataCAGCCAGGTATCCATTCTGCGTCTTTCCTCCGGTCAATTTTTCTCCGACCTTGTGAGCGAGTTCCTCGCCGACCTTGGTCGCGGTCTTGACTGTTTCCTTCTCGAATTTGACCGACATTTTGAGCGCTGGAGCCGGTGGCCTTCGACACGGTATGAAGGATGTACGACGGATTggattattattattattattatgatgATGCTGGACcagaggagagagagacaagGGAAAATGGGGTTTGCGACGGGTATTGTGATGGAGGTCGAGAGGTCAGCTCTCCGAGGCCGCTCAGCGTGGGGAAGGGGTTCGCGTTTAGTTAGCCTGGTCGCCTTGTTTGTTTATGATTGGGGAAGAGCTGAAGCGGGCTGGACCGAGGTCAGGATCGAGTTTTAGCCACCGTCTGAGGGAGGGAACGCAGAGCCGGGGTCGCCGGGATAAGTTGGTTTCTGCTACCGAACGCCAGGGTCGGCAAAGGGAGTGCGATGGAGTGCAATTGAGAGCGTCTCGCAGCCACCGGAGAAAACAAGCCCAATCAAAGCGGAATGATGCGCCTGTGGTTTTGAttttatgtactccgtagctggTTTTCTTTTGCTGCTCTTCGCGACCTGCGCAGCGACAGCTGGGCTCGGAAAAATGGTTTCCGGCGGTTTTTGGTGAATAAGTTACCGCTTGACAGGCTGCACGTCAGCGTCAGCGTTTCGCGCATCGCGGCAACGCTTTTCAACTTACCTAGATCCACGCCTGGCCAGGAACCGTTTTTCAACAGATTACTGTGCGGTTGTCGTtccaaacaaaaaaaaaaaaaataaaggagAAAAGGTCTCCGTACACAGCGAAAAGTGGTGATGGCTGCGGGTTGAGACGAACGGCGTTTGGTGGCGATGTTACGGCAAGCGTATTACCATGACAACCGACTCGAAGTCCCGTTCCCAGCCTCCGAATTAATGTTCAACCAGATCTCTTGACTCGGCACAAATCGAACCGTCAATCGAGTTGCTCCGTCTCCTGCTTCCAATGCTTGAATGGAATGCTACTTGTGTACCTGATACCCACAGAGTCCTGGCAAATTAACGCCTTTCTACGGGGTATGCGGGATTGCATTGCTTTCAAGATACCCAGTCGCTCTTACAACTTGGGAGATGGATATCGTCTCTAATTTGAACATGTTTGctgctggctggctggctgttACCCCGTGCGCGATCTTTGAATGCGCCGGTGTGAAGGACGAATGCCCTGAGATGGTTGTATGTATACGTACGGTTTAACGATGCTGGTGATCTCCTGCTTGGGCAAAGTTCCTTGTGGTCATGATGTTTGTGTCTGATATTAAGTCTGACCACGGAGTGTTCCGGCTGGATTCAATGACCTCGTGATATCACCGTTGGTCTTGGGGGTTCTTTGAATGAGACGACGAGGGTTTGTCGACGGAAGATAGGATGATTTGTAGGGAAGGGCTGATGTATGGGATTGCTTAACTACTACCAACTAGTCAGCTCTCAGAGCGCGATCAGCAATCTCCATCCAACGTCCGCCAGATGGCATCTGATGTactctctcctctcttcctctctccctTTGACAACCAAAAGCGTCCATCAACCTTGTCCCGGAAAGGGAGTTTTTCCGACCGCCAAACGTAATTTCACAGCGCGTAGTTTGTGTGCACAGCCTCGGTTCACATGAGACGTTTTGCATCCGAATGTCCGCCGTAGGGCCAGCGCTGGATGCTGAAGGGAATGGCAGCAACTTCATTCTTTCAAAGAATCACTCATTCGTGAAAAGGCACGAAGAGCCCGTTTGGGTAGATGGACAATGGAGGACACCGTCACCACCCCCGATCCCTTAGAGCCGTCGGTTCAAGCGGAACCCAGCCCTGCAGCAAATAGGGCTGAAGAGAAAGCACAATGGCAGCCCAAGGGCCAAAAGACCTGTGGGTGTAGCACCTTGAAGGACACTCTCTCAAAGGCAGATAGCACAGCCCTACGCTTAAGCAAGTAAGTCCGCCGTTTGTTCCCTGGCCAAATCCCAAAGGGCCGCGAGAAAACCTATCGTTCTgaccaaaacaaaaaaaactCGCCAGCTTAATATCCACGTCGTACGGAGAAGAAGCCACACTGGCGATAGCTGGCTACTCTGCCGACATCCTGCACCATGCGCTCCTTTCCCCGCCGCTACGAGCCATCTTCTCTTGCCTTCGCACCCGTCTGGGGCTCTCCGCGTCTGCAGATGATTCGAAATCGCAGACGCGGCCTCTTCTTGCCCTGGCATCCCTGATCTCCGAGACCCGGACCGCTCTCCGTTTGCTCGGCCTGATACCGCTCTGGGAATGGGGTTCGGCGACTGTGAAATCACCGCCGGCTGATCCAGTCCTGCGGTCGGTAGCTTTTGCCCAGGTTGTCGTCAACGTCATCTACCAATTCATGGAGAACGTTGCGTTTCTTGCGTCCAAGGGCGTGGTCTCGCAGCGTCTCCTCCAGCGTCTGGGTGGCGTTGGGAAATGGTATATCTGGTCTACCCGAGCATGGTTGGGCCATGTCGTTCTGGAATTTGTGCGCCTGTGGCGAGAACGATCGCTAGCTGCGAGGCAGAAGGAACTAGCACTGGCGAAAGCGTCATCGTCGGATGATAGGCTTAGCGATGAAGATCAGCGTGCTGAGGCTCTGCGGATGCGGGCTTGGCGGAAGAGCTTGGTGAATAACCTTGCCTGGTTCCCGCTCTGTGTGCACTGGAGCCTGGAGGATGGAGCCCGGGTGCCGAGTAACATAGTTGGACTGCTGAGTTTCATTGCTACTGCTTGGAAAGTGAGCGATTTATGGAAGGCAACCGCAAGCGCGATCTGAACTAGCCATCGGAGCGAGCCCCCGAGTTAAGGCAGCGAGAGGCGTTGGGCATTCGCATTGGTCATGCGCTATGTATTACGAAGATTTTATCTATACAAGGTCGTACGTACACTGCGGATATATGGGTAGATCATCACCCTTGGTTCGACAAGAGACCTGCCCAGGGAAGCGGCTTTGATGGCTGCGGCAAGACATGCACCACCCAAAACGTGACAAGCAGCATATTATCTGACGACTACCCCAAGCAGCTATAGCAATATTGGGAGACTCATGGGATAAATGTTGAGGGTTGTAGGAAGCTATCATGACGCAAAAATCCAGCAAGGAGCGTATTTCCCATTCTTATGTGGGGGGGAAACCTTTTTTCTTCCTAGTCGTCCTCAAACTATAGAGCAAAGACCATAGAGCAGCAGACTCAAGAGCCCCGATCTCGGGGACATGGCTTAACTTTCTCCTTAAAACTTTGGCCATTATATATGTCATTAGCATCGTCATGTGCGATAAGAACCTCAAATGAACCTAAAAGTAATGCCTCGTCGCTTGGCTGCCACCAAGGCTTTGGGTCAAGTGAGCGAGCGCGTTTTTTTGGACACTTTTTCGACGAAATCCAACGTCTGGAACCTCAAGCCACACTTGCGCCAAGCCTTAACTGAGAGCTTTCCACTCAGCTGGATTGCGCCACTCAACACTAAACCGTTTTGGGTTATACAACGCCACATTTTGAGCCCGCCGCTGAACCGCGAGAGAAATGCAGGCGGAACAGCAACCTGATAGCAGACAGGTCTGATGAGATTTGTGTGTGCGTGCATGTTTGCGATATTTATGGCTGTGTTTCCGGGTTTGAGTCAATTGGAGGAGTCATTATTGgcggccaaaaaaaaaaaagaataaacaaataaagaaataaaaaaactAAAAAGACAATTTGATAGTGACAAGAGAGGGATTCGAACCCTCGCCCCTTTCGAGACATGGAAACTTTTGCTTCAGGTTGGCCTGAACCATGCGCCTTAACCACTCGGCCATCTTGCCTTGACTCTGTTGCCAGACACAAAAGAATAAAAGGGCGGGAATCAAACCAAGGTCCCGtaccttttttccccccacGTTCTCCGTACATCGACCGAGTCCTGGGAGCCGTGGAGTACGGGGTAGCGATTTGAAATGTTATATTGGCCAGACCACACTATGCACTCCAGTGCAAACTCTGTGGAAGCATATCCTGACCATGATGAGCAGGGTGCTTTGAAAGCATGTTAATTACCTTGTTACCCGGCACCTGGAGTGTGAAATATTTTGTTTCAAAACAATATGCAactcctctctctctcgcctCCCCGCAACCATGGACTCACGAACTCCGTAGGTAAGCCGAAAACATGGGAGATTGTGTAGAGAACTGCATGTGCGAGGCGACACACAAGCCATTTCCAACTTCAAatttgatgatgatgaatggACTTGACACTAGCATATCCCACAGCTTCTGCTACCTGCTGCTGGGGTTGTCGCGGAGTTTCAGTTGAGAATCTTATTCGCGTACAGGGCTTCTGGATACCACGTCACCATGATTCCATTGATTGGGCGTAACGGCGCAGATGGCCTGGATGGAATGCCTTTCGGACGATCCAAGCCACATTATCCCTACATGTCAAAAGTTGGATACTTTCCAGCCGGCCTTGCCAAACTGGCGAATGGGCGAGTTCCGTCTCACAGCGCCCCCGACAATACACCTTCCGATGCTCCGATACCGTGGGTTTCTCAGCCCAGCCCCTTTGCCAATGAGCAATTGGACAGCGCTTATCAGCCCATCGCATGGTTTACTTGGTACCGGTTCATATAAATCTTCCCACCGACGGAACATCGAAATTCATCGAAATAGCTTCCATTAGGGTTTGTTGCCTCTGACAGCCAGTCACTCGTTTGGAGAAAAGGGGAAAcaaaaaattcaaaaaaaagagggaaaaaaaacaCAATTTCCAATCTACATCCTCAGAGCAGGAATCATTTATCATCGACCCAGTTGCCTTCGGACTTCCTGTTTTCCAGTTCTTTTCGTTCAGAGCCCAGGACCGGCCTTAAAGAACTTTTCCGCTTGCGGGCGCCTGCAGTGGCTGTCTGGCGCTGTCTTCGCCTGCGTCAACCTTTTGATTTCGCCAGGAAAATCGATATTTCACCACAGGCAAGATGATGAAACGAAGCATCTTCACAACCATTACCCCGTTGCCTTCCTATATTACTCGTGAAACCGTCATCGAAGCTCTGCACCAACACTCGGAGATGATAGAGCTGAATCCACTCGTCATCAAACACGTAAGATGCAAACCTCCTGGCAACGCTCCTTCGGACGAATTTCACTGTGTGTGGTACGAATTGACGGACAAAATACACTATCTACCGGGTGGAATTCTCTCTGGAAACGTTTCGTATAAGGCATGTTTCCACGACCTGCCCAGAGGCCTCCAGACCCATGTTTACGCCCCTACGGGGCTGGATATAAAGGAGAAATGGAGCGTCGGAGGGAACATGCCCGGTGAACCACGGGAACCAATCGAATTGGGTCTCCTTGACGTCCCCCGCGAAGGTCTGTACCTTCGAGAAGACGTCGATATGAGGTCTAACATCCTCACGACAAGCTTTGTGAAAAGGACCTTGAAAAAGGCTCATTCCGTCCTCGTCGAACGATTAATTGTCAAAGCCGACTTACTGAAACAACGCTACGAAGATGCACAGCGACAGAGCTTCATACCCCGGAGCTTAACGTATCCACTTACGGAGACGGATTCACACCGTGGCAGCATATATTCGCCGCCGTCCCCTGGCTTCCAAACCACTAGACCGGATCAGATACCTGCCCCGATCGTACCGCGTCTCGCGTTCCCAGATGACATGCATCTTCGGGCACGGGCCTCGTGCCATGCCGTCAGTCCGGGCCCTGTAGATACGTTCCGACATTCACATTACATTCCGCCCAAACAGGCACATATCGTTGAAATAGACAGCACGCCGGTGTATGCTCCCCGTATAGGAGTCGGGCAGGCCGATATATTCTCCCGGGAGAAGAATCCTGCGGTATCTACAAAGCGTGCCCCTGTCATTCCGTGACACGGTCGTGTAGGGTTCGGATAGGCCACGTCCGGGCTTTCTGCCTTGGATAGAACATGTGGTTTATTCCGATGCCTGGGAATTGGAAAGGTGGTATTAATTTATGATCTGATTATCGATCGAGTCCAAGGCAGGGTGTGCGGCTGCATCCGTTTTCTCAATTTTCGAATGTCTTCTCTCTATTCACGTTCCTGGAGCATTATATAGGCCTTGTTTTGTATTGGGATACCCGGCTTTTGTTTTGTATGATGAAATTCTTTTTGGTGTGCATACtgcaaaataaaatataactGTAAAAAGTTTGTCAAttccaaaagaaaaagggagatAGAATTGAATTTCaacattttcttttcctctggCGGTCCTAACCCCTTTTCGAATAACCACCACACCACTATAATATCAAATGATGCAAACAGGTCCGTTGGGAATAAGCTGTCCAGTTGTTCCATTCATGAAGTTGTTCTCTACGGCGATTTCCAAACGAAAATGCCAGTCACATGGGGCATCAGAATGTTCATGACTCAAAACATGGTTTTTCACGGCTGCCTGGAGCCTGAATGATTCCAATAAAATTCACTTCTCTGCAGaaggattttttttttaacagTTATTCTCAGAAGGAAGGGAAATCCGGGACCTTTTTCTGGATAGCGAATACCTGGAGAGATGGGGGGCAAGGTGTTCTCGGAGCCAAGGGGCGATCAGGCCGCCCTCCGGACCCCTCGAATGAGCGAGGCTGTCTACATTCGCACAAGGGATTTCTGCATCGACAAGCTTCGGCAGAGCTTCGAGGTCGTGGTCGCGCCGCCAGAAGCCCCGGGCAAACTAGACTATGGGGACGTGGACACTCTCGTCCAAGGACTTCGACCGGGATTCACATGGGAAGAAGTTGGGAAGCGATTAAACTCCGTCCGCACGGTGAGGAATGGAGAGACGCGAAGCTTTGCTGTTCCTATCGTATGTTCTGacggtgatggtgatgacgGCGAGGAGGACACGTATGCGCAGGTCGATGTGCATGTGTGCCGTCCTGGATTTATGGAGTGGGAGTGCCTGCTTGACTCGTATGGTGATATGTGGAAGATCGTGGGCAAGTTTATGAGGCCGCTCGGCCTGACGGCGACGGATAAGGGGCTTCATGTTCGCATTGCAGAGATCGAACCGTTCAATCGAGCGTATAGCATGGTCTACCTCACGCATAGTCCGATGGATGTGCTGGACTTCGTGGGGCTGGATGTGGAGCGGTATCAACGCGGCTTCAAGACTCTCGATGAGCTCTACGGCTGGTGCGCGAGCGCGAAATATTTTCATCGTGATGCGCATTCGTCTGGCTTGGAGACGTCGAATGACCggcagagaaagagaaagaggccGATGTATCGAAACTTTGTTGATGAATGGATCCCCCGAAATGCTGAATTGTGGCAAGATAAGAAGCCAGCCTCGAGAGAGGATGTTGTCCAGCAAGCGCTACTGCGGTTCGGAAAGCAAGCAGAGTACAAAGAAAGGGTTACAGCATGGAGGTAtaaaagagaggaagaggaactCTGGAGTGAAGTTGGGTGTGTTATCGCAGAAGAGTGCTCCACAAACGTGAATATTGTTCTTAGAGGCTTGAAGAGATGGGTGCGATTTACAAATGGTGATGGCGATGGGCGAAGTGCAAACGATGAACCGGTGCGGCTAGTTCTCCGCACTGAGGCAGAGATGGACCCAGACCGCCAGCCGCGTTGGGCATCGCAGATTTCACATGAACTGGGAGACAACCCCCTTTCAAAGGCTGAACTCCTCGAATGGGTTCGGAAACATTGGCAAGAGGTGAAAGTG
This window harbors:
- a CDS encoding uncharacterized protein (EggNog:ENOG410PI9C) — protein: MGGKVFSEPRGDQAALRTPRMSEAVYIRTRDFCIDKLRQSFEVVVAPPEAPGKLDYGDVDTLVQGLRPGFTWEEVGKRLNSVRTVRNGETRSFAVPIVCSDGDGDDGEEDTYAQVDVHVCRPGFMEWECLLDSYGDMWKIVGKFMRPLGLTATDKGLHVRIAEIEPFNRAYSMVYLTHSPMDVLDFVGLDVERYQRGFKTLDELYGWCASAKYFHRDAHSSGLETSNDRQRKRKRPMYRNFVDEWIPRNAELWQDKKPASREDVVQQALLRFGKQAEYKERVTAWRYKREEEELWSEVGCVIAEECSTNVNIVLRGLKRWVRFTNGDGDGRSANDEPVRLVLRTEAEMDPDRQPRWASQISHELGDNPLSKAELLEWVRKHWQEVKVLEKGRVAAAKAARR